Genomic segment of Acinetobacter larvae:
ACTTAAGACCCAAGCGGTATCACCGTGGTCCAATGCCGTGGTGGCGGTATTGCTGGATTCATCAACAGCTGTTGCGGTGTTGTTATCCGCGGTATCTGTATTTAAAGCAGGATCGCTCGGATGTGATGTGTTGTGATCGGTATCGAGCACAGCATGATGACTGGTGGTTAACACCGCTGATGCAGCATGATCTGTTTCAGCCCAAGTGGTGGAACCACCGCAGAGTACGCCAGCCAGGCTGAGCGCAAAAAGTATTCTTTTCATTCGTATTTCCCCAACCTAATTTGTCGTTATGCACGATGAGACATAACAGCAAACTTTATGCCAAACTACACCGCATCAGGACCTGTTTCACCCGTACGGATACGGATGACTTGCTCTAAATTGGTCACGAAAATTTTGCCATCACCAATTTTTCCAGTACTGGCAACACGTGTAATGGATTCAATGACTGCATCCACCATGTCATCACTAATCGCAATTTCGATTTTGACTTTCGGTAAGAAATCCACGACATATTCAGCGCCACGATACAGCTCTGTATGCCCTTTCTGACGACCAAATCCTTTCACTTCTGTGACGGTAATCCCTTGTACGCCAATTTCGGAGAGTGCTTCACGCACATCATCTAATTTAAATGGTTTAACGATTGCAGTTACGAGTTTCATATTGTTTTCCTTTGGCTTTTCTCAGCAGCAAGGTTTTATGTTCAATTTTCATGCCAAAACCAATACAACGGTTGGGGATGTTATATGGCTGGGTCATGAATCAGCTTGCTCCCTATTCTATACCGTAAAAGCAAAAATCTAACGGGAAAATTTATAAATATATAAGGCTTATGCTTATTTTTTTAGATAAACACCATCATAAATAAAAGTTGAATGTTCAAGCGATTGGATGGACTTAGCCCTGTGCGCTAGCCAGCCTAGCTTCGGCTGAGGTTAAATCCATCATGACTAAACATGAACCTTATTGCTGGCTAGACCGATCAAGTGTCACAACTAGACCAATCAAGTGTCACAAGATGAAAGCAAAATATTGTGCATTTTTAGTGCAATTAAAAAACTTTCAACAGCTGCTTTGCCTACGCCCCAGATAAAATGCGCCAAAACAGCAGCATTGCATCTAACAATGCGCTTAAGCGGTGCGTTTTTGAACAATAGCACCACCATAAAATCAAAGCAGGCTAAATAATGAGCTTAATCGTATATTGTTAGCAACTCGAGGCTTGGCAATGCTAAACTGCTTAACGAATGTTTACTTGTGTTGAGATAGAGATGATTGAAACATTACTACAGGCGATCTTAGAACAGCTGGATCAACCTAAAAAAGACCTTGAACACAATCTACGTGCATTGCTCTCAGAAACCATAACTAAAATGGATTTGGTATCACAAGCCGAATTAGAGCGGCAAAAAACAGCACTCAACAATGCCAATCAACAACTTACAGCTTTAGAAACACAACTGACAGCATTGGAAGCTTTGCTAGCACAAACGTCAGCGACTCAAACAACCTCTACGCAATAAGTTCTCATAAACTTAAGGTGGTGACGTCCTCAGTTTATGCCTGTTTACGCTGTTGCATAGATATAGCGTCAGCCTATAGAAACGTCACGCACCCATCACGATCTATAATAAAAATAATCAGAGTACTATGCTCATGTCTTTTGCCAAAATTTTTACCCGAGGTCTGTTGGGCTTACATGCCCCCTTAATAGAAGTAGAAGTGCATG
This window contains:
- the glnK gene encoding P-II family nitrogen regulator, whose product is MKLVTAIVKPFKLDDVREALSEIGVQGITVTEVKGFGRQKGHTELYRGAEYVVDFLPKVKIEIAISDDMVDAVIESITRVASTGKIGDGKIFVTNLEQVIRIRTGETGPDAV
- a CDS encoding accessory factor UbiK family protein, with product MIETLLQAILEQLDQPKKDLEHNLRALLSETITKMDLVSQAELERQKTALNNANQQLTALETQLTALEALLAQTSATQTTSTQ